A part of Vespa crabro chromosome 20, iyVesCrab1.2, whole genome shotgun sequence genomic DNA contains:
- the LOC124431198 gene encoding autism susceptibility gene 2 protein isoform X4 encodes MEIEAKQRNQRNRRRERALRMLAQRENLVNAKQQQQQQQQQQQQQQQQQQQQSNQQQNQQQHSHQQQQQQQQQLQQQQNQQSQQQTIRQRPPNDEEDSHSGEDEDNHPAGGGGGGGGGGGGGGGGVGGVGGVGGVGGGVGGVVGGASAGTGTGGPLGLSGLGGLSRNAHSRDGGHSRPPRPPRPPRPRKKSSLAAAAAAAAAATNNQKEPPFEEDIIDGFAILAFRTYEELESAIKLAGKNNVKKLHTLLSIVDEKPKLDTGQNNRHNEHHIKNHFKHNHYTHNSILTPSTLNQGLDAGTSDDSGRASEQLHGPGIPRDCQDADSSRDHLSDASSHCSSGKGYICDSEGEDDKGSDAESILFESSTPPPLARKYELPSSSPHVLPPANGAGGSPPDTGGQISNPATDAPAPIPPPVPASAPVPTAPSPPSPTLPPHISQPPMTSPLAANPRAIAPQQRPASPALPPPSLSQQPHTTIPALHPPNVPLVSSSHTTSPAVANLGVAPAAPSNGAATTSYPPPIPMAAYPQTQPSYPPLYTPYTALNHSPYLPPAVPSPSHSASSRTDVRGSRASPCTNISKQTIGNNITSHNNTPLSAATTTCVSTITNTVTTANTIAHRDMVACSLSGRNNNNNSPRGHSPSRERDSYSSNVSSLSRGSITPVSVPNTSSPANSSLPAYTKPQGWIGSSTTSQLSPATATSVPRPTPPPVPPLGIHTFPPPMFAAPLPPPVSSSSPHTSLPSLPPPTTNPNPFSAESLFQTSQADLLRRELDNRFLASQDRNVSVGVGNLGPPPYLRTEMHHHQHQHTHVHQHTTPLLPPAAATTLFPPPIFKDIPKLGGVESPFFRGNLNLSGYSGFNTGILHPGIGPPSTPFVPPNHLTSFAPKVKKKSGKWNAMHVRIAWEIYHYQQKQQAEAKAGSVVNTKTELLRPPSHLYPGGPASGLGITAPPMAPPFPTNMPPAHPAPPPPHPVGFLSTPTSHLGTGMSPFGRYPSTFGTPNPNFPGLSSFPPAREMPPLSGLSSVHDPWRGLQRASTGFPPTTVSWGLKPEPPTIDRRAELEERERERERERERERERERERERERERVRREREREREEQRERERREREKEEKRKQQEAAERERERRDKERREMERREMERERLLHQNRQHVLVGRERSPLRNGSAPLDAGEVRVKEEPRSKDDEVVMLPRPSGPGPGGTSGTTGPGSNPLSDPRYHHPHPHAYLTRHPHSMPAPHSMPRSMLPGLGAHPMQHFPPPSAPTGQPGGPWPADPFRDYRYDPLQQLRYNPLMAAAAFRAEEEERAKLYAGYPPAPVNTLRGKDPSPGPLSNLHIHHRAGPGPGVPARQLEPALMHADIHKKEDASQSR; translated from the exons ATGGAGATCGAGGCGAAGCAGAGGAATCAAAGGAATCGGAGACGAGAACGAGCCCTGCGTATGCTGGCGCAAAGGGAAAACCTCGTTAATGCcaagcagcaacaacaacaacaacaacagcagcagcaacaacaacaacagcagcagcagcaacaatcAAATCAACAGCAGAATCAACAACAACACAGccaccaacaacaacaacaacaacaacaacaactgcAACAACAACAGAATCAACAAAGTCAACAGCAAACGATTAGACAGAGACCACCCAACGACGAGGAAGATAGTCATAGTGGCGAGGACGAGGATAATCATCCAGccggtggcggtggtggtggtggtggtggtggtggaggaggtggaggtggtgttggtggtgttggtggtgttggtggtgtCGGTGGTGGTGTCGGTGGTGTTGTTGGTGGTGCTAGTGCCGGTACTGGTACTGGTGGTCCACTTGGATTATCTGGACTTGGTGGACTATCCAGGAACGCGCATTCTCGCGACGGTGGACACTCGAGGCCACCGAGGCCACCTCGACCTCCCAGACCTAGGAAGAAGTCTTCCCTAGCCGCTGCCGCAGCCGCCGCGGCAGCGGCCACCAATAATCAGAAGGAACCTCCCTTCGAGGAAGACATCATCGACGGATTCGCCATCCTCGCCTTCCGCACCTACGAGGAACTCGAG agtGCAATAAAGCTAGCTggtaaaaataatgtaaagaaGTTGCATACGTTGCTGTCAATAGTGGATGAAAAACCAAAGCTGGATACTGGACAAAATAATAGGCACAACGAGCACCATATCAAAAATCATTTCAAGCACAACCACTATACACATAATTCCATATTGACACCATCGACGCTCAATCAG gGTCTAGATGCAGGTACAAGCGACGATAGTGGTAGAGCGTCTGAACAATTGCATGGCCCTGGTATACCTAGGGATTGCCAGGACGCAGACAGTTCCAGGGACCATCTCAGcgat gcTAGCAGTCATTGCAGTTCGGGTAAAGGTTATATC tGTGATAGTGAAGGAGAAGACGATAAG ggCTCGGATGCAGAGTCGATACTCTTTGAATCTTCTACCCCACCACCCCTTGCACGTAAAT acGAGCTGCCATCTTCTTCGCCGCACGTGTTGCCTCCAGCGAACGGAGCAGGCGGATCTCCTCCGGACACGGGTGGACAAATTTCCAATCCTGCAACGGATGCACCGGCGCCTATACCACCTCCAGTGCCAGCATCTGCACCAGTTCCAACCGCACCGAGCCCTCCTAGCCCAACATTACCCCCACACATATCCCAACCACCG ATGACTAGTCCATTGGCAGCCAATCCTCGTGCAATAGCTCCGCAACAACGACCAGCTTCGCCTGCTCTGCCGCCGCCTTCCTTATCCCAGCAACCTCATACTACGATACCTGCATTGCATCCACCTAATGTGCCCCTCGTTTCATCGAGCCATACTACTAGTCCGGCGGTAGCTAATTTAGGTGTTGCTCCAGCGGCACCATCAAACGGTGCTGCTACTACGAGCTATCCACCACCAATACCCATGGCCGCCTATCCTCAAACACAACCGTCGTATCCACCGCTTTATACGCCGTACACAGCTCTAAATCATAGTCCGTATCTCCCACCTGCGGTACCATCTCCTTCCCATTCCGCTTCTTCGCGTACAGATGTG AGAGGAAGTAGAGCCTCCCCTTGTACTAACATAAGTAAGCAGACTATAGGTAATAACATCACGAGTCATAATAATACTCCTCTTAGTGCGGCTACTACAACATGCGTGTCCACCATAACTAATACAGTTACCACGGCGAATACCATTGCTCACAGAGATATGGTGGCCTGTAGTTTGTctggaagaaataataataataattctccgCGTGGACATAGTCCTAGTCGAGAAAGAGACAGTTACAG TAGCAACGTGAGTAGCCTAAGTAGAGGCAGCATCACACCTGTAAGTGTGCCAAACACGTCCTCACCAGCTAATTCTAGTCTACCTGCTTACACCAAACCACAGGGATGGATTGG TAGCAGCACAACCTCGCAGCTCTCTCCAGCAACAGCAACGTCAGTACCAAGGCCAACTCCTCCACCTGTACCACCACTCGGAATTCATACATTTCCACCGCCGATGTTTGCAGCTCCTTTACCACCACCTGTTTCTAGTTCCAGTCCTCATACTTCGCTCCCTTCACTTCCTCCACCTACGACCAATCCCAATCCGTTCTCAGCAGAATCACTTTTTCAAACAA GTCAGGCAGACCTGTTAAGAAGAGAGCTCGACAATAGATTTTTGGCATCTCAGGATAGAAATGTCAGTGTTGGAGTTGGAAATTTGGGTCCACCGCCTTATCTTAGAACGGAAATGCATCATCATCAGCATCAGCATACGCACGTGCATCAGCATACAACGCCTTTACTTCCACCGGCAGCGGCCACGACGTTATTTCCACCTCCTATC TTCAAAGATATACCAAAACTTGGCGGAGTGGAGTCTCCCTTTTTTCGAGGTAATTTAAACTTGTCTGGATATTCCGGATTCAACACGGGAATACTTCATCCTGGGATTGGTCCTCCTTCGACACCTTTTGTACCTCCCAATCATTTAACATCATTTGCACCAAAGGTAAAAAAG AAGAGCGGAAAATGGAATGCAATGCATGTACGCATCGCATGGGAAATTTATCATTACCAACAAAAGCAACAAGCCGAAGCAAAAGCTGGAAGTGTTGTTAACACGAAAACTGAATTGCTAAGACCCCCAAGCCATCTTTATCCAGGAGGACCCGCAAGTGGTTTGGGAATAACAGCTCCTCCTATGGCACCTCCATTCCCAACTAATATGCCACCTGCTCATCCtgcaccacctccacctcaTCCCGTTGGCTTCCTATCCACGCCAACTTCTCATTTAG GAACTGGAATGTCACCATTTGGAAGATATCCTTCGACGTTTGGAACACCAAATCCAAACTTTCCAGGTCTATCAAGTTTTCCCCCGGCGAGAGAAATGCCACCATTAAGTGGCTTGAGTTCTGTACATGATCCATGGAGAGG ATTGCAACGCGCATCCACTGGTTTTCCACCTACCACTGTGTCATGGGGGTTGAAACCAGAGCCACCAACGATCGACAGACGAGCTGAACTCGAAGAACGTGAACGTGAACGCGAACGTGAACGAGAACGTGAGAGAGAACGTGAACGTGAACGTGAACGTGAACGTGAACGCGTTCGAcgtgagagagaacgagaaagggaggaacaacgtgaaagagaaagacgtgaacgcgaaaaggaagagaagaggaagcagcAGGAAGCTGCAgaacgtgaaagagaaagacgagatAAGGAGCGTCGTGAAATGGAGAGGCgtgagatggaaagagaaagattgcTTCATCAAAATCGACAACACGTGCTTGTAGGAAGAGAACGTTCGCCGTTGAGAAACGGTTCGGCGCCGTTAGACGCCGGAGAGGTTCGTGTTAAGGAAGAACCACGTAGCAAAGACGACGAAGTAGTTATGCTTCCAAGGCCATCAGGTCCTGGTCCAGGTGGTACATCGGGTACAACAGGCCCTGGATCAAATCCATTATCTGATCCAAGATACCATCACCCACATCCACACGCTTATCTAACGAGGCATCCGCACAGTATGCCCGCACCACATTCTATGCCACGAAGTATGCTTCCAGGCTTAGGTGCTCATCCGATGCAACATTTTCCACCACCGTCTGCGCCTACAGGTCAACCAGGTGGTCCTTGGCCGGCGGATCCCTTTAGGGATTACAGATACGATCCTCTTCAACAATTACGTTATAATCCTCTAATGGCTGCTGCTGCCTTTAGagcggaagaagaagaacgggCAAAACTTTACGCAGGATATCCACCGGCTCCAGTAAATACACTTAGAGGCAAAGATCCTAGTCCTGGACCATTAAGCAATTTACATATACACCATAGAGCCGGTCCTGGTCCAGGTGTACCGGCGAGACAACTTGAGCCTGCATTAATGCACGCAGATATTCACAAAAAAGAGGACGCATCGCAATCCCGATGA
- the LOC124431198 gene encoding autism susceptibility gene 2 protein isoform X1 — protein sequence MEIEAKQRNQRNRRRERALRMLAQRENLVNAKQQQQQQQQQQQQQQQQQQQQSNQQQNQQQHSHQQQQQQQQQLQQQQNQQSQQQTIRQRPPNDEEDSHSGEDEDNHPAGGGGGGGGGGGGGGGGVGGVGGVGGVGGGVGGVVGGASAGTGTGGPLGLSGLGGLSRNAHSRDGGHSRPPRPPRPPRPRKKSSLAAAAAAAAAATNNQKEPPFEEDIIDGFAILAFRTYEELESAIKLAGKNNVKKLHTLLSIVDEKPKLDTGQNNRHNEHHIKNHFKHNHYTHNSILTPSTLNQGLDAGTSDDSGRASEQLHGPGIPRDCQDADSSRDHLSDASSHCSSGKGYICDSEGEDDKGSDAESILFESSTPPPLARKYELPSSSPHVLPPANGAGGSPPDTGGQISNPATDAPAPIPPPVPASAPVPTAPSPPSPTLPPHISQPPMTSPLAANPRAIAPQQRPASPALPPPSLSQQPHTTIPALHPPNVPLVSSSHTTSPAVANLGVAPAAPSNGAATTSYPPPIPMAAYPQTQPSYPPLYTPYTALNHSPYLPPAVPSPSHSASSRTDVRGSRASPCTNISKQTIGNNITSHNNTPLSAATTTCVSTITNTVTTANTIAHRDMVACSLSGRNNNNNSPRGHSPSRERDSYSSNVSSLSRGSITPVSVPNTSSPANSSLPAYTKPQGWIGSSTTSQLSPATATSVPRPTPPPVPPLGIHTFPPPMFAAPLPPPVSSSSPHTSLPSLPPPTTNPNPFSAESLFQTRVTHVAGQADLLRRELDNRFLASQDRNVSVGVGNLGPPPYLRTEMHHHQHQHTHVHQHTTPLLPPAAATTLFPPPIFKDIPKLGGVESPFFRGNLNLSGYSGFNTGILHPGIGPPSTPFVPPNHLTSFAPKVKKKSGKWNAMHVRIAWEIYHYQQKQQAEAKAGSVVNTKTELLRPPSHLYPGGPASGLGITAPPMAPPFPTNMPPAHPAPPPPHPVGFLSTPTSHLGTGMSPFGRYPSTFGTPNPNFPGLSSFPPAREMPPLSGLSSVHDPWRGLQRASTGFPPTTVSWGLKPEPPTIDRRAELEERERERERERERERERERERERERERVRREREREREEQRERERREREKEEKRKQQEAAERERERRDKERREMERREMERERLLHQNRQHVLVGRERSPLRNGSAPLDAGEVRVKEEPRSKDDEVVMLPRPSGPGPGGTSGTTGPGSNPLSDPRYHHPHPHAYLTRHPHSMPAPHSMPRSMLPGLGAHPMQHFPPPSAPTGQPGGPWPADPFRDYRYDPLQQLRYNPLMAAAAFRAEEEERAKLYAGYPPAPVNTLRGKDPSPGPLSNLHIHHRAGPGPGVPARQLEPALMHADIHKKEDASQSR from the exons ATGGAGATCGAGGCGAAGCAGAGGAATCAAAGGAATCGGAGACGAGAACGAGCCCTGCGTATGCTGGCGCAAAGGGAAAACCTCGTTAATGCcaagcagcaacaacaacaacaacaacagcagcagcaacaacaacaacagcagcagcagcaacaatcAAATCAACAGCAGAATCAACAACAACACAGccaccaacaacaacaacaacaacaacaacaactgcAACAACAACAGAATCAACAAAGTCAACAGCAAACGATTAGACAGAGACCACCCAACGACGAGGAAGATAGTCATAGTGGCGAGGACGAGGATAATCATCCAGccggtggcggtggtggtggtggtggtggtggtggaggaggtggaggtggtgttggtggtgttggtggtgttggtggtgtCGGTGGTGGTGTCGGTGGTGTTGTTGGTGGTGCTAGTGCCGGTACTGGTACTGGTGGTCCACTTGGATTATCTGGACTTGGTGGACTATCCAGGAACGCGCATTCTCGCGACGGTGGACACTCGAGGCCACCGAGGCCACCTCGACCTCCCAGACCTAGGAAGAAGTCTTCCCTAGCCGCTGCCGCAGCCGCCGCGGCAGCGGCCACCAATAATCAGAAGGAACCTCCCTTCGAGGAAGACATCATCGACGGATTCGCCATCCTCGCCTTCCGCACCTACGAGGAACTCGAG agtGCAATAAAGCTAGCTggtaaaaataatgtaaagaaGTTGCATACGTTGCTGTCAATAGTGGATGAAAAACCAAAGCTGGATACTGGACAAAATAATAGGCACAACGAGCACCATATCAAAAATCATTTCAAGCACAACCACTATACACATAATTCCATATTGACACCATCGACGCTCAATCAG gGTCTAGATGCAGGTACAAGCGACGATAGTGGTAGAGCGTCTGAACAATTGCATGGCCCTGGTATACCTAGGGATTGCCAGGACGCAGACAGTTCCAGGGACCATCTCAGcgat gcTAGCAGTCATTGCAGTTCGGGTAAAGGTTATATC tGTGATAGTGAAGGAGAAGACGATAAG ggCTCGGATGCAGAGTCGATACTCTTTGAATCTTCTACCCCACCACCCCTTGCACGTAAAT acGAGCTGCCATCTTCTTCGCCGCACGTGTTGCCTCCAGCGAACGGAGCAGGCGGATCTCCTCCGGACACGGGTGGACAAATTTCCAATCCTGCAACGGATGCACCGGCGCCTATACCACCTCCAGTGCCAGCATCTGCACCAGTTCCAACCGCACCGAGCCCTCCTAGCCCAACATTACCCCCACACATATCCCAACCACCG ATGACTAGTCCATTGGCAGCCAATCCTCGTGCAATAGCTCCGCAACAACGACCAGCTTCGCCTGCTCTGCCGCCGCCTTCCTTATCCCAGCAACCTCATACTACGATACCTGCATTGCATCCACCTAATGTGCCCCTCGTTTCATCGAGCCATACTACTAGTCCGGCGGTAGCTAATTTAGGTGTTGCTCCAGCGGCACCATCAAACGGTGCTGCTACTACGAGCTATCCACCACCAATACCCATGGCCGCCTATCCTCAAACACAACCGTCGTATCCACCGCTTTATACGCCGTACACAGCTCTAAATCATAGTCCGTATCTCCCACCTGCGGTACCATCTCCTTCCCATTCCGCTTCTTCGCGTACAGATGTG AGAGGAAGTAGAGCCTCCCCTTGTACTAACATAAGTAAGCAGACTATAGGTAATAACATCACGAGTCATAATAATACTCCTCTTAGTGCGGCTACTACAACATGCGTGTCCACCATAACTAATACAGTTACCACGGCGAATACCATTGCTCACAGAGATATGGTGGCCTGTAGTTTGTctggaagaaataataataataattctccgCGTGGACATAGTCCTAGTCGAGAAAGAGACAGTTACAG TAGCAACGTGAGTAGCCTAAGTAGAGGCAGCATCACACCTGTAAGTGTGCCAAACACGTCCTCACCAGCTAATTCTAGTCTACCTGCTTACACCAAACCACAGGGATGGATTGG TAGCAGCACAACCTCGCAGCTCTCTCCAGCAACAGCAACGTCAGTACCAAGGCCAACTCCTCCACCTGTACCACCACTCGGAATTCATACATTTCCACCGCCGATGTTTGCAGCTCCTTTACCACCACCTGTTTCTAGTTCCAGTCCTCATACTTCGCTCCCTTCACTTCCTCCACCTACGACCAATCCCAATCCGTTCTCAGCAGAATCACTTTTTCAAACAA GGGTGACTCACGTTGCAGGTCAGGCAGACCTGTTAAGAAGAGAGCTCGACAATAGATTTTTGGCATCTCAGGATAGAAATGTCAGTGTTGGAGTTGGAAATTTGGGTCCACCGCCTTATCTTAGAACGGAAATGCATCATCATCAGCATCAGCATACGCACGTGCATCAGCATACAACGCCTTTACTTCCACCGGCAGCGGCCACGACGTTATTTCCACCTCCTATC TTCAAAGATATACCAAAACTTGGCGGAGTGGAGTCTCCCTTTTTTCGAGGTAATTTAAACTTGTCTGGATATTCCGGATTCAACACGGGAATACTTCATCCTGGGATTGGTCCTCCTTCGACACCTTTTGTACCTCCCAATCATTTAACATCATTTGCACCAAAGGTAAAAAAG AAGAGCGGAAAATGGAATGCAATGCATGTACGCATCGCATGGGAAATTTATCATTACCAACAAAAGCAACAAGCCGAAGCAAAAGCTGGAAGTGTTGTTAACACGAAAACTGAATTGCTAAGACCCCCAAGCCATCTTTATCCAGGAGGACCCGCAAGTGGTTTGGGAATAACAGCTCCTCCTATGGCACCTCCATTCCCAACTAATATGCCACCTGCTCATCCtgcaccacctccacctcaTCCCGTTGGCTTCCTATCCACGCCAACTTCTCATTTAG GAACTGGAATGTCACCATTTGGAAGATATCCTTCGACGTTTGGAACACCAAATCCAAACTTTCCAGGTCTATCAAGTTTTCCCCCGGCGAGAGAAATGCCACCATTAAGTGGCTTGAGTTCTGTACATGATCCATGGAGAGG ATTGCAACGCGCATCCACTGGTTTTCCACCTACCACTGTGTCATGGGGGTTGAAACCAGAGCCACCAACGATCGACAGACGAGCTGAACTCGAAGAACGTGAACGTGAACGCGAACGTGAACGAGAACGTGAGAGAGAACGTGAACGTGAACGTGAACGTGAACGTGAACGCGTTCGAcgtgagagagaacgagaaagggaggaacaacgtgaaagagaaagacgtgaacgcgaaaaggaagagaagaggaagcagcAGGAAGCTGCAgaacgtgaaagagaaagacgagatAAGGAGCGTCGTGAAATGGAGAGGCgtgagatggaaagagaaagattgcTTCATCAAAATCGACAACACGTGCTTGTAGGAAGAGAACGTTCGCCGTTGAGAAACGGTTCGGCGCCGTTAGACGCCGGAGAGGTTCGTGTTAAGGAAGAACCACGTAGCAAAGACGACGAAGTAGTTATGCTTCCAAGGCCATCAGGTCCTGGTCCAGGTGGTACATCGGGTACAACAGGCCCTGGATCAAATCCATTATCTGATCCAAGATACCATCACCCACATCCACACGCTTATCTAACGAGGCATCCGCACAGTATGCCCGCACCACATTCTATGCCACGAAGTATGCTTCCAGGCTTAGGTGCTCATCCGATGCAACATTTTCCACCACCGTCTGCGCCTACAGGTCAACCAGGTGGTCCTTGGCCGGCGGATCCCTTTAGGGATTACAGATACGATCCTCTTCAACAATTACGTTATAATCCTCTAATGGCTGCTGCTGCCTTTAGagcggaagaagaagaacgggCAAAACTTTACGCAGGATATCCACCGGCTCCAGTAAATACACTTAGAGGCAAAGATCCTAGTCCTGGACCATTAAGCAATTTACATATACACCATAGAGCCGGTCCTGGTCCAGGTGTACCGGCGAGACAACTTGAGCCTGCATTAATGCACGCAGATATTCACAAAAAAGAGGACGCATCGCAATCCCGATGA